Part of the Lampris incognitus isolate fLamInc1 chromosome 1, fLamInc1.hap2, whole genome shotgun sequence genome is shown below.
tctgcgtgggtttcctccatgggctccggtttcctcccacagtccaaagacatgaaagtcaggtgaattggccatactaaattgtccctaggtatgaatgtgtgtgtgtgtgtgtgtgtgtgtgtgtgtgtgtgtgggctctgtgtgatggcctggcagcctgtccagggtgtctccccacctgccgcccaatgactgctgggataggttccagcatccccgcaacgctgagagcaggataagcggttcagataatggatgagttTTTGGAACTGTAAGGTCTGctgtgtggttttgggtgtggttAAGGATGTTGATGGCTGCAATGCCTGGGGATGCATCTACGGACAAGTTATTATTAGGCTTTTTTATGCCCATAATTGCCTTAGCCCCAGATACTCTCACATTACACcttatgttttattttaactaTTCGGATCAGttacaagaccctgagatacttgaactccttcacttgaggcaacaactcatccccaacccgtagGCAGcaatccaaccctcacctatggccatgagctttgggtagtgaccgaaagggtgagaccgcagatacaagtggctgaaatgagtttcctccttagggtgtctgggctcagccttaaagatagggtgaggagctcggacatccagagggagcttggagtagagccgctgctcctttgccccaggaggaactggagggtgttgctggggagagggacgtctggagtgccctacttagcttgctgccaccgcgaccccaccccggaggagcggctgatgatgaatcaaTGGATCAGTTACAACTATTTTCTAAGCAAAGTAAGTGCACGTTTTTATCATGTGTAACGTTACTGTTTAAATGGCGGGTAAGAGCAGCTTGATAATGGCGACTGGAAAACAGACATGAGCTAATctaagtttgctagctagtaTAGTCTGGGTTTTTCACACTGTATAATAGCCTACTACTTACAGCATTCAAGTGACTTATCATGCTTGTTATGCCACTGTGGTAGGGCAGTTTCAGATTACGTATCTGGCACGCTGCCTTGTCATCGCTCAACTTAAAGTGTTACCACACAGCTGAGGTCCTCagcattttgtcttccctttaatggccaaggtgaactgaagcACATACCTCCACAAGGTTAAggccaaggtgaactgaagcGTGATGTCACTGCTGTGAGTGAAAGGGATGTCAGGCGCCGCAGCTGAGACAGTACATATTTCCACatttaacagtgcaattaaaaagtatcAATATAGTACTAGAATTGGCTGACAAATGTATTTTTCAGTTCACCGTTATTAATAGACTACATTTAGCACACAAAACCCCCCCCCCTGAATATCAGAACCCAAAAATTGAAACTGAATACCCACCCAAACGAACAAATATCAGAATACTTGGATATTCAGGTCCTTACAAGACTCCTTCGTAGTATTCTGAGACTGTTTTatctttcatgtgtgtgtgcagaatgCTTGGGTGATTTTGGTGACATATCTGACAGGGCTTCGGCTTTGACAGTTTTGGCCCATGTGCCCCGTTCCCAAACATACAAAGCTCAGACCTTTGCTTTTCATGAACTTCACCTTTTCTTTGTTAGGTCTGTGCTTAAGGGCTCCAGAAAATTCCATTATGTGGTCTTTAATACAGAATAAACAGGTCACAGAAGGTTGAGTCATTTCATCTGggcacatttattgagagagatgtTTCattatcatctaagtgacctcttcagtctcagctgactgcaggtaccctgcagtcagctgagaaacccatctgtcaataaacgtgtccagatgaactgagtcaccgttctgtgattttcttacctggattactgagcatgcatcaagacagaatAAACAGGGCTTCTCAAGAACACCAAGTATCCTAGGGTCATTTCTCTTTTGGGTTAAGTTTTGATTTACTTTCAATATGCTCTGATCACTCTGACATTGCTGCAGCCTTAGTAGCAAAACTACATCCTCTACTATTTGGTTTTAAGGGGGGTCATCTTTGGGGTCTTTTTGCTTTTAACATTCCTTGTTATCACTTGTTATCAGTCAGATTTTTGAAGGTCATCAAAAACGGGATCCAAAACAACTCATGACTGTCTTTCAATAAACTCAAAAAGGTCTTTAAACTTTGCTCTCCTTTTGCATATTTCTTGAATGTCACAGACAACTGTTCTCCATTTGTCCCCAAGCTCAAAAGGCAACTTGGACACGACCGTCTTCAAGTGAGATGGGGGTTTCCAGCTCTTCCATTAAATGAACTTCTCTcattgtacaaaccccaattccaatgaagttgggacgttgtgtaaaacgtaaataaaaacagaatccaatgatttgcaaatccttttccacctatattcaattgaatacactacaaagacaagatatttaatgttcaaactgataaactttgtttttttgcaaatattcactcattttgaatttgatgcctgcaacacgttccaaagaagctgggacgggggcatgttcaccactgtgttacaccacctttccttttaacaacactcaataagcgtttgggaactgaggacactaattgttgaagcttggtaggtggaattctttcccattcttgcttgatggacgacttcagttgctcagcagtccggggtctccgttgtcgtattttgcgcttcataatgcgccacacatgttcaatgggggacaggtctggactgcaggcaggccagtctagtacccacactcttttactacgaagccccgctgttggaacacgtgcagaatatggcttggcattgtcttactgaaataagcagggacgcccctgaaaaagacgtcgcttggatggcagcatatgttgctccaaaacctgtatgtacctttcagcattaatggtgccttcacagatgtgcaagttacccatgatgccatgggcactaacacacccccgtaccatcacagatgctagcttttgaactttgcgctgataacaatctggatggtccttttcctctttagcccggaggacacaacgtccatgatttccaaaaacaatttgaaatgtggactcgtcagaccacagcacacttttccactttgcgtcagtccatctcagatgagctttggcccagagaagccggcggcgtttctgggtggtgttgatatctggttttggctttgcatggtagagttttaacttgcacttgtagatgtagcgacaaactgtgttaaccgtcgatggttttcccaagtgttcctgagctcacgtggtaatatcctttacagaatgatgtcggtcacgggcattcagtgttggttttcagccttgccgcttacgtgcagagatttctccggattctctgaatcttttgatgatattatggactggagatgatgaaatccctaaattccttgcaattgtgaacctcgccccatccttgcttgtgaacgactgagccttttggggatgctccttttatacccaatcatgacactcacctgtttccaagtaacctgttcacctgtggaatgttcccaacaggtgttttttgagcattcctcaactttcccagtcttttgttgcccctgtcccagcttctttggaacgtgttacaggcatcaaattcaaaatgagtgaatatttgcaaaaaacaataaagtttatcagtttgaacattaaatatcttgtctttgtaatgtattcaattgaatataggtcgaaaaggattttgcaaatcattgtattctgtttttattcacattttacacaacgtcccaacttcattggaattggggtttgtatcatAGCAGCTTGAAAAATCAGTGCATCAGATCTTACTGCTGGCCCATCCTCTGCCTTTACTGAAGAACAACTCAGGATTTTATCCATATATGCTGAAGTTATCTTCATTTCATTGTCAAAATACCATTCAAGTCTCCTTTACTTTTCTAAAGTACCTTTCTGGGTCCATATGCAGGAAGCTATGAACCAATTGTCCAGGTTTTCCTTTTGTGTATTGCTCTTAGAACAATATATCTTGCACATTGTCCGTTTTGTGTTCTACTCCTACCTAAAGGATTTTGATAAATGATCTGTACTGAAGAGCATCATCATCAAATACAGGAATTTCTCTAGTGGAACGAAAAGATAGTTGTTGTTGCTTAACCGGCATTTCAGTTATTTCATTTTGTCTCATGACATCAGTAAGACCCCTTCCTTCACTGTTATTTGACTCTCCAATTCTTTGGTCATGATTCACATTTGTGCCTTTTGTTTTACAGGATGAGGTGGACTAGTGGGGGATGCTTGTTTCCTAAGAGGTCTGAGCTTTCTGAGCCTTTtaaggttgttgctggagcaagATCTGGTGAAATCATTTCTGATTTTGGTTTCTTTGTACTTTCTGGCAGTGTGAGCTTATGCAAGGATTCAGAGCCCGGGAAGATTTTTACTTTGGCATCTGCAACAGCCAATTCAGCGTCCATGGCGAGCTTTTCCTTTCTTGCCCTTATTTCTTGCCCTTATTTCCAATGCTTCAGCTTTTGCTCTCAGAGCAGCATGATCTGTTTTAGCCTTTAAATAGGAAGAAGATGCACTGAAGGCCTTGCTGGAGGCCTTTTGTGATACCATAGACACACTATCACCAGGCCCAACAGCCCCTTACAATAACTCATCCCACCTTTGTTCATCATCTCatctgatatctctgcatggataaaagaatgccaccttcagcttaacctatccatgactgagctccttgtcgttccagccagtccatccttacaacaacagatcaatatccagctcagatcaacccaactcatgtccacaaagtctgcccgaaacctgggtgtcatcacaatcagaaacactttgtcatttcatttcatgcactcgcacacaggaaatgaaacaaaaattgTTTCCCCCAgtcaacagcagtgcaacacaaagacaaaaacacatccaaaaactacaagaacacaaatatccaaactaacacatatatctaaactaaaaaaaaaaaaaaatcactgtccaggagaacgaacaccagccaggatgactgtcggaactgccggtctgcatgggctagcagttatcttagcctgctccacttctGCGTCccatcagaccgtcctcggtgtttccgcTTCGGGCGCAACTCCGCTGAGGTTTGGTCAGACACATTTGACAcatctccctgcactccacacgacgacactaaataAACAGTCAAGGCTatgcgaggctgccaccagaccgccctcagtgttatcgaaactgccggtctgcatgagctagcagttagcttaacctgccctgcttccgtgtcctgttagactgccctcagtgttacctcttcgggcacagctcaaggcagggccgcggtccctgggcccatacagcagaccaagctctaccagctgatccagcgccaactCTCCAAGCCgtgaaacgaagacaaacttagacgcagacgtggacaaagacactgcatggatggtactgggtgaggccgctgcaaacgtgaattcgcgccgccatcttcccacaccggtattgggtgaggccgctgcaaacatgaatttgcaccgccatcttcccacaccggaatcgTGGAAGAAGGTTCACAAGGCCTCGATCACGCTgtcatgccgatttgccctgtacaacataagGAAAATTAGAtgctacctgtctgagcatgcagcacaagtcCTGGTACAGACTCTTGTTATATTACGCATTAATACTGCctctccttactggcaggtctttcTGCAtgtactttcaaacctctgcaaatgatccataATGCAGCAGcctgtctggtcttcaaccaacccaaaacagcacatgtcactccgctgttcatatccctccgctgGCTCCCAGTTTCTgctcgcatcaaattcaaaaccttgatgctcgcttacaaaacagcaactacaactactcccacctacctgaactccctcattcaggtctacatagAGTCCCATTCACTACATTCTGCCAACGAAAGGCTCCTGGCACTTCCCGCCACatcggggccctaagtcactacccagactcttctcttctgtatttCCCCGgaggtggaacgagttaccaaattcCATTCgagccgctgagtccctctccatctttaagaagacgctaaagacccagctctttctccaacacctccacacctgatatgGTAgtaaaaatgtttgtttttttttaaatcgcttctatgcaccctatgcattgcctttgtgcactgcctggtgACACCtacgtcctattggacttgaacctagtttttttttttttacacttacttgcattgacatctcctgactagatccttgcttgtgttgtattaactgtcaaatgtacgtcgctttggataaaagtgtctgctaaattaaattgtaaattgtaatctTGACCATTATCCTCCATCCATTCTTGAATACCTTTTAAAAACTCTGCAGAGGATTAATTTAGGCTCATACCAATCCCAATGGTCAGCTTCTCCTTCATCTTCATTTAACAGGCTTTGtacagtcttgatgcatgctcaataatccaggtaaggaagtcccagaaagctgaatcagtgtATTGGGCTCTctcactgattcaactttctgggactttGTAGGCACTTGTAATTCCATCAACTCAGCCAAAGGGTTATCGAACgcatccacatgtttgtttatgTCTATTTTCACCAGCTTCAAGTAAAGCCTTAATCTAGCCGTTTCTGATTTAAAGCACCGAGCTTCGCTCCACGAGTTGCAGTTGTCTTTATCAGCCTTACCTCATCTGACGGATCAGCGGCATCAGCCATGTAGCACCTTAGTTGACATAGTTTATTCATTCTGCATTAAAACTGTCACGTGTTGCTAAGAAGCAAGCAAAGACATTCCAAACTGAATGAGCACACGTGCATTTCATTCACTGCAATCCACTACCAGCGTGGCGGCTCGATTTTTGTCTATTTTACCCAGGGCTCGCTTGCAGAATATCCGATTCCCTCTAtttcagggataggcaacatggtccagaaaggtctggtgtgggtgcaggtcttcattccaacacacacacctgattctattagtcaaccaatagtctttgctaaggaccttgatttgtagactcaggtgtgtaactccttggttggaacaaagacctgcacccacactggacctttctggaccatattGCCTATCCCTGCTCTATTCCGTCAATCCTGTGGCTCTTTTGTAAAGGAAATCCACTTTAATCCATAAAGTCTTTCCACTTAAACGTGTCGGCTTTTTGACATTAAAAGCCAGGGGAACTAAATAAGTGGTCGGTTCCAACTCACTTTCGAGAACCTCTTGTCACTTCAAACATCAGGTCTGTTTATTTAACACACTAAAAAAATGTACCAAACATTGCTCTAAACTAACTTCATAAAGCAACGAAACAAAAAATTCATTCATGCCTTAAAAAACTGCTCAAATAGTGGTGGAAAGACCGCTGATTAACTCCTTTCCTCTGTGGCAAACTGTTAACTCGTAGAAAACTTTTAGCAAGGCAGCTTCTGTAACATAGTTAATGCTCCCCTATAACAAATTATTAGAGTAGAGTCAACCAAATTAAAACCTGACATGATCATCCATGTTAGCGACAGCGACAGCCAACCAGTGTGCTAACCAGCATGCCAACCAGTGTGCGTGGCTTGGCTGTATCTGCTATCAGGCAGCCAAGCGCACGAGTCAAGGCCGGTACTAAAAGTGATCAACCTTAAAACTTTTAGCAAGGCAGCTTCTGTAACATATTACATTCTTAACTATGACAGATTATTTAAGTACAAACTTTATGCTATGATAACCTTACAGGATCAGCCACATTATTAGCAGCAGCTGCCTCTTTAGCAGGAGACTGTTGTGTCTGTACACTGACCGGCATGCACGGCGTGGCTGTGTCTGCTATCAGGCTGCCAATCACATAAGTCAAGGCCGGTACTGAATCAGgaacaggaacactttatttgtcatttcacttcatgcacttgcgtacatgaaattaaaaaaaatgccatttcccccagcccacagcagtacaacacaaagacaacaacacatccaaaaactacaagaacacacatacccaaactaacacatatatccaaactaacacatatatccaaattaaacaaaaaaatcactttccaagggaacgaacgccagccaggatgactgtcggaaccgccggtctgcatgggttagcagttagcttagatcACCCCGCTTCTGCGTCGTCAGGCcacccttggcgtttcctccttgggtgcagctccaggcaggggcaggtcccgggcccaccaagctctcccagccgatccagcatcctctctcccagccagacacccttgacacacctccccacactcctcacggcgacattaaaaacaccacagtcaacgccaggtgaggccgccgccagaccacccttggtgttatcggaactgccggtctgcatgggctagtactTAGCTTAGCCTAGCCCgcactcccagccgatccagcgccaactttcccagccatccaacgaagacaaaacttagacgcagacatggacaaagacactgcatggacggtactgggtgagaccgtcgctaatgtgaattcgcacagccatcttcccacactgaatGTGACCAATCAAAGTACTGGAGATATCAGTCACTCTTATCTCATCCCCAAAGTCACAACAATCTACTTGACTGGAGAGCGAAGGTTGACCAGTCGTGACCAAGGAGGAAATCTTATTCATGTAATCACTGCTCCGAGTTCGCCAGATCGCATTACGACACACAACAGAAATACTCCCATGTCATGTAATGCTTAATGCTCATCACTATGGACAGATGTGTTTTCATGCCTGTTgcctatgagtgtgtgtgtgtatgtgtgtgtgtgtgtgtatggacttACGTCTTGGCGCTAGCCTCTAAGAACAGCAGAcctgaagacagacagacagacagaagtgtTAGAAGCCTCAAATGGAGCCCTGTTGGGAATCTTTGTGTCAAACAAGACATGGTGTACTGAAAGACATTTTGGGGATCAGACTGTCTCTCTGCTCAGTGGTGGAGTTATCGGTTATATTTCTATGTtgcaagtgtgatgtgtgtatggaCAGAGTTACATGAACATGCAGGCATTTGGGACATCACATCTTTGGCAGAATTCAAGCAACAGGGGGCGACATATAGGTAGAAACATTTACAAAGAAAGGTAGTGATTTTATGGAAGGACAGATTGTCTGTTATTGAAGTTAAGCCGTAGTTCAGGTTTTATTTAAGAGTTAAGCCCTCTGGCACCCGGGTAGCCAAATGGTTACGGCACAGGCCACATAACCGCAACatccctggttcgattccagtcagtgacctttgttgcatgttgcACCCATCTTTCTCCCCGTGTTTCCCGTCTGCCACTTCACTACCCTCTATCCTGTAAAAAGGCAAAAACGGCAAAACAATAAGTCTAAAATAAAGAACAAAAAACAGAGTACATCTCGTTAACAAGATCAACCTAACCAAACACAACAGCCACTGATCTGACCTATCACACAGCAGCAGTTTTACTGGAACCAGCTGGTTGGACAACGAGTTGTCACATCAGGAGTTGTGTGTTGTATGGTGCCATGAAAAACTGATCATATGATGCATACTGTGTTACCATGACAACCGAACCATTAAAATCAAACCAAATAACCATGTCCAACTATTCTACCAGGATGTTCTCCATGCTAACTCTCTGCTTGATCTCCGCACTGTGAATGGTCGGCTGGTGTCAAAGGTCGGGTCAGAGGCGCTTAATGTTTCTGGAACTTTCCAAAGCCGCTGTTATCAGCTTCCCAATCAAAACCACACGGCGAGTGGAAGGGTGTTGACACCTTACATAagcactgaacacacacactcacacacacacacccctcaccaTTCTCATCAGCAAACTGTTTTGCCTCCTCGTATGTAACGTCTCTCTGCGCCTCCAGGTCTGCCTTGTTTCCAATAAGAATGATCacctacagagagacagacaggtcagtATTAAAGTCtgctacagagagacagacaggtcagtATTAAAGTCtactacagagagacagacaggtcagcATTAAAGTCTACtacagcgagacagacaggtCAGTATCAAAGTCtgctacagagagacagacaggtcagcATTAAAGTCtgctacagagagacagacaggtcagtATTAAAGTTggctacagagagacagacaggtcagtATTAAAGTCtgctacagagagacagacaggtcagtATTAAAGTCggctacagagagacagacaggtcagcATTAAAGTCTACTACAGCGAAACAGACAGGTCAGTATTAAAGTCtgctacagagagacagacaggtcagtATTAAAGTCggctacagagagacagacaggtcagtATTAAAGTCggctacagagagacagacaggtcagtATTAAAGTCtgctacagagagacagacaggtcagtATTAAAGTCggctacagagagacagacaagtcaGTATTAAAGTCtgctacagagagacagacaggtcagcATTAAAGTCTACtacagcgagacagacaggtCAGTATTAAAGTCtgctacagagagacagacaggtcagtATTAAAGTCggctacagagagacagacaggtcagtATTAAAGTTTgctgaagagagacagacaggtcagtATTAAAGTCtgctacagagagacagacaggtcagtATTAAAGTCTGCTACAGTGAGACAAACAGGTCAGTATAAAAAGTctactacagagagagagacaggtcagTATTAAAGTCTGCTACAGTGAGACAGATAGGTCAGTCTGTAAATGAGTATAtctatttggtgtgtgtgtgtgtgtgtgtgtgtgtgtgtgacttactGTGTTtgggttggtcaggttcctggcATCAGTTAGCCAGCTGCTCAGATGGTTATAGGTACTCCTCCTAtagacaaacatgcacacatacgaaaacacacagacacacacagatgaggGGGGCTTGCAGGCAGAGACCCTGGGACCAGCTGAGATAAAGAGGGTGACCAGTCAGTGACTGACTGATCGGTTTGATCTCAGGTCAGTTAAGCTCGGTTCAGACTGGGTCTGTTCAGCTGGTAcaactgttgtgttgtgttcacaCCAGACACAAAGCGGTTTTCCATGTGGTGAGATGACAtataaagtcaatgcaaagatgTGAATAGACGCGAATTCGCGTGTATTCGTGCTGGGCGACGTGAATAACGGGAATAATGCGATGCGACGCAAATGGGGCGAATATGCACATGTCACATCATTCGCGCGAGCTGAAAATATTCAACTTGAGCGAGAAATTCTCGTGATGTTGTGTCGAGAAAGCCCGTCAGCGTTGAGATTCTCCTGACGTCACCGACGTCCTGTTGAGTCGGAAAATGGAGTTTCATTCTTCTTTGTAATTATAATGTTGATAAAACCCCTCAGAAACTTTCAGCgttccataaacagatacttCTCTCGTGGGCATTCATCTACAAACACAATTTTTCACCCCACAAATTTTTTATTTGGAACAACAAATATATACTTTATGAAAACAAATCTTTGTTTTTGCAGAACTGGTATGACAACAGAATAATGTTGGTGGGTGAGCTCTTCAACAAGGAGGGTCTTTTACCGTTCAACTTTAAATTAACTTTGCTGTCTCACGTAAAGAACACACTGTCATTTCTGATGCTGTTTCTGCTCAAGTTTGtgtgctctttaaaaactcttcctctgtggattcagatgctctttaaaaactcttcctctgtggattcagatgctctttaaaaactcttcctctgtggatttagatctctttaaaaactcttcctctgtggatttagatggtctttaaaaactcttcctctgtggatttagatgctctttacgaactcttcctctgtggatttagatgctctttaaaaactcttcctctgtggatttagatgctctttaaaaactcttcctctgtgggtttagatgctctttaaaaactcctATGTGGATTTAGATGTGCTTTAAAAACCCTTCCTATGAATTTAGATGCTccttaaaaactcttcctctgtggatgtagatgctctttaaaaactcttcctctgtggatttagatgctctttaaaaactcttccgctgtggatttagatgctctttaaaaactcttcctctgtgggtttagatgctctttaaaaactcctATGTGGATTTAGATGTGCTTTAAAAACCCTTCCTATGAATTTAGATGCTccttaaaaactcttcctctgtggatgtagatgctctttaaaaactcttcctctgtggactTCGATGTGccttaaaaactcttcctctgtggatttagatgctcaTTAAAAACGTTTCCTCTGTGGAttgagatgctctttaaaaactcttcctctttGGACTTAGATGACTCTCCATTGTTGAACGCTGCTCACACTCCAGGTGGCAAaatctgttttgctgcatctcatAAAAATTAAAACAGAGCTACTCGTGCTTTGTTCCAACAAGATATAGTCTCTGTACCATATGTCATTTTTCATTGGAATAAATGTATAACTAATATCTGTTGGGAAAAGGTTTGGATGCCATCACATAC
Proteins encoded:
- the rab14 gene encoding ras-related protein Rab-14 isoform X2; the encoded protein is MTAAPYNYSYIFKYIIIGDMGVGKSCLLHQFTEKKFMADCPHTIGVEFGTRIMEVHGQKVKLQIWDTAGQERFRAVTRSYYRGAAGALMVYDITRRSTYNHLSSWLTDARNLTNPNTVIILIGNKADLEAQRDVTYEEAKQFADENGLLFLEASAKTVGRCVKGVWLGERMLDRLGELGGPGTCPCLELHPRRKRQGWPDDAEAG